In Asterias rubens chromosome 15, eAstRub1.3, whole genome shotgun sequence, a genomic segment contains:
- the LOC117299874 gene encoding uncharacterized protein LOC117299874, whose protein sequence is MGCRVSRTRGPTVIVVEPPDDPVKIRLRLRGDVQPQVRETILAKLCELTEEFTNRFEIEGTEKVDVFIATVQPMEGDANGTIAKHCRKIVNQAVGKGIHLDGNCKIIGAKEYQEAGDL, encoded by the exons ATGGGTTGCCGGGTCAGCAGAACCCGTGGGCCTACCGTCATCGTGGTGGAGCCGCCCGATGATCCCGTCAAAATACGGCTACGGCTCCGGGGAGATGTCCAACCACAAGTCCGGGAAACAATCCTTGCTAAATTGTGTGAGCTGACGGAAGAATTTACAAATAGGTTCGAG ATCGAAGGCACGGAGAAGGTGGACGTGTTCATAGCCACGGTACAGCCGATGGAAGGCGATGCCAATGGAACGATCGCCAAGCACTGCCGTAAGATAGTCAACCAAGCAGTCGGTAAAGGAATACATCTTGACGGCAACTGCAAGATAATTGGCGCCAAGGAATACCAGGAGGCCGGAGACCTTTAA